The genomic region cagccctggtcggggagcgtgtgggaggcaaccaatcaatgtttctctcacaccgatgtttctctctcacagtctctacccctccactctctctaaaaaccaatggaaaaaatatcctcgggtaaggactaacaacaacaaaaaaagatattgtAAATTCATGAGAAAAGAACAAATTTTGTTATGGTGGGAAAAAAATCTTAGGAACAACAAATTACAAATActcaattttttaataaacaaaaatgttttccttcctcACATGTGAACAtccaataaataaaacatacataattATCCCGGGTATAGAAACTAGTAATTCACTTGTGAAAGAGGTGCATTTTGGTATATTTGGTGTtaaggtttttttccttttctttgatgtttgatcttatttatttgttattcttaGAAAATCTcactttgccgaaaccggtttggctcagtggatagagcgtcgcctgcggactgaaaggtcccaggttcgattccggtcaagggcatgtaattggttgcaggcacatccccagtaggggttgtgtaggaggcagctggtcgatgtttctctctcactgtttctagctctctatccctctcctttcctctctgtaaaaaatcaataaaatatgatttaaaaaaaaagaaaagaaaagaaaatctcacTTTGACTGGACTTAGAGGTGGAAGCTCTCAGAGAGAACAGCGTATGGCTCTTGGCAATCTGTTCCTGGCATTTTTATTTGGCCTCCTTCATTCTCTCGGCCAGAAGTCGAGCATATTCTGCGGCCTCTTAGTACACTGTTTCTTCAGAGCAATACACCCGGCGTTGGTGTTGCAGGGCATGTGGACTAACAAGACACTGAATCTTGGGTGCTTTGGTCCCAGGTTTCTCACCTTCTTTGTTGAGTGGCTTTCTCACAATATACTGGCAGACATCTTTAGGGAGATTGAAAAGTTCGTGGATACTACTAGCTCTTTTGGGCCCCAGGCGATGAGGCACAGTAGTTATCAGTGAGGCCAGAAAtatctttctccccttttttgACACTAATCAAATTGAGAACGCTGAGATTGACATCCACAAGGCGACCCTGAACAAATTTGTGCTTTCTTTCTCCATTCCTCCTTGGACTGTAACAGGAATGCCCCTTACTCGGCAGCAGGCAGACACGGCCATGGGTCAAGACCCCCTGCTTAATGGGGAAACCTTGTTTGTCATTCCACCACTGGTTTCAACCACAAAACCCTTCCATTCTTCACCCAGAGCATCTGCAGCAACTTCTGTGGACACACACGTTTCATAAAAGGTATGAAGTTTGCAATCATTGTCCACTTCGAGTTGCTGAGAGCCAGTGGCTGGGAAAGAGAAGATCAACTTCATCCTaaagctgtggtcggcaaaccgcggctcgcgagccacacgcagctctttggccccttgagtgtggctcttccacaaaataccacagcctgggcgagtctattttgaagaagtggcgttagaagaagtttacattttaaaaatttggctctcaaaagaaatttcaatccttgtactgttgatatttggctctgttgactaatgagtttgctgaccactgtcctaaagcATCCGACAGGCTCCAAGGCCCCACGAAAAGAGCGGTGGTAAAGTTTTTGTTTAAGTATAAAGCACTTCACCAAACAAACCAggccattattatttaaaagtctactccttgccctggccggtgtggctcagttggtagagcattGTCTCATACACCAAGAAGTCtccagttcagttcccagtctggacacatgcctggtttgcaggctcgatccccagtagggggcatgcaggaggcagccaattgtgttcctctcccccaacccccctgctctcaaatcaattaaaaaacatttcagccctgactggtttggctcagtggatagagcgtcagccttcggactgaaaggtcccaggttcgattctggtcaagggcatgtaccttggtaatGGTACAgctaatccccagtggggggtgtgcaggaggcagctgatcgatgtttctaactctctatccctctcccttcctctctgtaaaaaataaataaaatatattttaaaaaataaaaataaaataaaattggacctAAAGACTCATCGGTTGGCGTCTGTCTAAAGCTGTCTTTTAGGCATCCGTGTACAGCATGATGGTTGAAACCCATACATTGGAAACAGAAACTCAACATAAAGGCAACTGCTACCAGACCTCAAAAGTAATCTATAAACAAAAATTGGAATGTGGAAGTAAAGGAGATGGAGTTAATGTGAGGGGGTTAATTTCTCATCCTTCAGATTAAGGAGATAAGAGATACTGTCTAAAACGGACAAATTTATGGTGTTGCATAAAAGGATAATGGTGATCACAGGAGAACTAAAGACAAGCTGTTGATGGCAGTTGCCTctggggagaggagttggggaaagaagagaaagtttCACTTTCATTTGTTTGTCCTTCTGagcttttcattaaaaaaaaaaaaaaattaactctggccgtgtagctcagttggttagagcattgtcctgatacaccaaggttgtgggtttgatccctggtcagggcacatacaagaatcaaccaataaatgcataagtggaacaacaaatcaatgtttctctctctctcccttcctttctctaaaaatcaattttaaaaaattagtgtcCTGTAACTTTTCTAAAAAGTTTAGATATTTTTGTTACAAAGGActagacaaacaaaaacaccattcCTTTAGAATGCAAGCATGTGTAGAAGTAGTAGGCCTTGACACCTGGGTAAAAGTTAGTCTGCAGGTTTCCTCTGTCAGGAAGGACGTGAGTCAGGGGAGGGTCATGTGATGATAAACATGGCTTCCTAAGCAGTTGCCTCTGGAAAAAGGAGACAAGCTTGATCAATTGCCTTTGCAAGCACACGGGGCCCGGCTAACACAGGAGCGCCCCTTCCCTCACCTATTCCTAAAGGCAGCTCACATGCAGACACACCCAGACACAAGAGGGCACTGACTCCATGGGGACCACAGATAAGCACCCCTCGGAGCAGGGCCATACTCTGAGCAGGAGCTCCTGCCTGCCAGGGACACTGCTCCTGCAGGCTCCGTCCGACCGCAGGTAGATCAGGTCCCAGGCGGTTGGAATGCAGCAGGTTCTCGGATGAGTGTGACTCTGGTCCTGTCTCAGAGCTGGTCATAGAGCACAGATCACAGCCCCACACCCCTCAGGGCCCAagggccccttccccctcccGAGGCATGGCACCCTCTTGACCTTTGCTCATTTGCAGCTTCTGTCACATTGAGCCTCTACAGCGGCTAGAAAGGGAGGCTAGGGCACAGCTCAGCTCAGGAGTGCCATTCACtggcagccaggagccaggagtcTGGCATTTCCAGTACCTGTTGTTGATCTTTGACCCCCGCCACTCCCACCTTTCTTCCCTGCTGGTCTCTCCTGTTTCCTCAGTTCCCTGGCACCCTGGCCCTGACTGGCAGTGTATCCCAGCTCCTTGCCCGGGCCAttccttccatgctgtcttcAAACCCTGCCGCCTGCACCTCTCCCAACCCTGACAGGGAGAACTCAAGTAAGAAGGTCCAGTGGGCTTCTGGGAAGAGGAGGACGTCATCCACAGACTCAGAGCCGAAGTCCCACGCCGACCCGTCCAAAGCGTCCAGGTCCCGGAGACCCAGCCGGCTGACGGTGAAGTATGACCGCGGGCAGCTCCAGCGCTGGGTGGACGTGGAGCAGTGGGTGGATGCGAAGGTTCAGGAGCTCTTCCAGGTGGGTAGCGTGGGGGAcggagggggaaggtgggaggttTGAAGCCTGGCTCGGGACCTGAGAAAAAGTCTGCTCTGAAACCTCAGGAGGAGCTGGAGGGTGGATGTGAGATGCTCCCATGGAGAGAACGCTTTTCCCAACAGGTGAAGCGTGAGTTTGCAGCCCAGAAATCTGGCCCCTCTGGTCTGGGCTCTGCCTCTAACTCTCTTCATAATCCGGGGCATGTCTTTTACCATCTCTGAGACTTggtttcctaatctataaaacAGGGCTATAAATGCCTGTCAATACCTCCTTTTACAACGCTTTGATGCCCAAGCAAGATAATAGAAgggctgtttttttcttttatgtgtttCTTTACTCTTATCCTCAACGTATATACACGTCTAGAGCTACATTGTCCAATACTGTAGATATCAGCCACGTGTAGCTATTTAActtcaaattaatgaaaattaaataatattgaaagttcCGTTTCTCAGTCACACTACCCAATAGccccatgtggctagtggctacagATATATCTGTCagcacagatatagaacattttcctCATTTCAGAATGAACAGAACGGGACCAGAACATCAGAGTAACCGGCACTAACACCAGCAGCTGGTCTAGCTTGTCCTGGTTCTCACTGACTACCCTCAGTTCCACCCAGGGCAAAGGATGGGTCTTGGTCCCTTGTCATGGGAAGTACTTAGCTAGCTCCACGTTGGGATCCCTAATGGAGTAGCAACCACTGCTTTAACAAGAACACATTTTGAGCACTTAAGCACCCGCTAGGCCCAGTGCCAGCATTTGATGTGCGTTATTTCATTCAAggcgccccccccctcccacgaCTCCATTAGGTAGCTACTATTTCACCCTGGAGGACATGGAAGCTTGGCGATGTTGAGTAGCTAGGAAGCTACGGTACTCAGGGCTGCAGCTGAGCCTGAGCACTTACTTGTGCATTGAGTGCTTCTCAGTGCCCTGGCTGCACCTCAACTGAATTTAATTAGAATCTGCtagggtggggcccaggcacTGGTCTTTTATAAGCTCCACAGTTGACTCTAGCCTGTGGCTGGCAGAGAGCCGCTGCACCAAGCCGGAAACTACAAGTCTTCCTTGTCCTCAGACCATGGTCcttatttctcctcttccttgactcagtcctttctttctctctctctctctttctctctctttcttgtggGAGGCAAGGGCCTGTGATTCTTCCAGGAAAGGGCTGTGCCAGCAGCTCTGTGGTTGGGTGGGGAGGAGTCGTCCCTGTGGCCCCAGCTGCCTTGTGAGGCTCACTGGGTCATGTGGCTGCTTGGTCCAGGTGTTGACCCTGTTCCCTGCTgcatcctggggcagggggcagatgtCCTGACGCTGCGAGCGGGAGAGGCAAACTTTCTTGGCCTGAGTCTGCTCTGACCTTGCAGGACACCTCCCGTGCTGGTCACTGCTGCCAGCACCCTCTCTCTGGGTCAGTTTCAATTTCAGATTGTTGTGCACTTGCATGAAAAGTCTCATATTTCAGACACCTCAGGGCAAGTCCTTCCCGGGCATCAAAGGAAGATACTAGCCAAAACTTGTTTTGCAAGAttaagggaggggggtgggggaagctgtACAATAACGAGCTTATAACATTTCCAACAGGACATGTAGGAGGAGCGCTCCCAGgcaatgactgaaataaaatacCTGGCCTGCAGTTGCCACGGTGATTGTCCAAAGGTGCAGGTGGCAGTTCCTCTCCCAATCCCTGCTCTTTTCATCCGGAAGCAGCCAAGTGACTGGGGAAGCCCCAAGTGGCTGATCACCTTGGGCAGAGATGGAAGCAATAGAGCCTCCAGACTCACCCGACCCCAGTTCTAACTTCACAGGGCCCCTCGCCACCCACCAGGGCTCTCCTTACGTGTCCACCTTACATGGCACAACTGGAAGTGGTTCCAGGGATGCATCACTacttgtttagtttttttaatggGACCCAACCTTCCTTTGATGGGTGTACAGCCTGCTTTGGGGTCTTCAGAGGAAGCAAGTCTGGATCCAACCCAAACAAACAGATTTGGGGCGCTAGCGCTCCCGTTGTCCAGAGGGGGAGTGTGGATTTGGCTACTAAGCAGGGGCTTAAACACTCATAAGTTTCTCCTATTTTAAAAACGCTCTCGTTCATCAACGTGCCCCACTCTAATTACCATCCCATAGTTCGTGTCTCCTTTACAATAAGACTACTTAAAGGATTTGTCCATACTCACATCCTTTACTTACCTTTCCCCCTCCTATCACCATTCAAACCATCAAAATCTGGCTTCTGTTCCCCCAACTCTACTGAGAGCTCTTGCCAAGGTCACCAATCATGGCCTTGGGCTAAATCTAATGCGCACAGCAGCAGGGGAGACCCTGTTGATCACCCCAGATTTTGAAACATTCCTTTCCTATGGATTTCATGACACTATCTTTTCCTGGTGGCAGCTAGCATTTTGATGCAGCTCTTTTAGTGTGGTGAGATTTTAAGAAACAATCTTCCAACTTTAAAATAGTATTGCCAGTGAATTTGTGAAAACAGACATTGTTAGTTCATCTTTGAACCTTACTCCATGGCTGGTCCCATGGCAGAGAGATTAGGAGTGAGGGGCCTGAGTAGGGAGTGGAGCTGAGAAAGGGGCCATATCTGGCAGCATCTGGCAGGGTATCACCACATGTCATAGAGAGTCACAAGCGTACCACACTTGTTCATCTCAGCAGGAGTTGTTTGATATATCTGCTCATTTTCTGAGAATTCAAAAAAAACTTGAGGGAAAGAATATGGATTATGATATGAGCCCATTTCTCAACTCCAGACTGCAGGGGCAATCTGACTCTAGGTAATATATGTTCCTTATACTTAATATAACATCATAAGTCATATACAAATTtttggtggctcagttggttgaatacACAAAAAGTTGTGTATTCCATTCCTGGTCCAGGTGTAtaaaggaggcaactgatcgatctctctctctctctctctctgtctgtttctatctctcttctcaaatcaataaacatatcctcaggagagaataaaaatatGTGGGATTTTTTGGCTGCACTAATACTTTTTTAGAGGCAGAATTCtaatcagaatatatttttagaggCAGAATTCTAATCATTagaatatatctttattatattctACATAATAATTTCACCCCCCAACTTCTGGCATTTCAAATTACATGTATGCTAGACCGACCACTTGAAATTATCCCACAGGTCACCAAagctctgttctgttccttttctCCCACTGCccaggtttttttctttctgtgctttattttgactagtttcttttgctatatCTTCCAGTTCAACTGATCCTTTTTTCTGCAAGTATGCTGTTATTTCCATCcagtaaatttttcatttaaaatattgtattttttaaaatatatttttattgattttttatagagaggaagggagagggatagagttagaaacatcaatgagagagagacatcgatcagctgcctcctgcacaccccccactgaggatatgcccacaaccaaggtacatgcccttgaccggaatcgaacctgggacccttcagtccgaaggccgacgctctatccactgagccaaaccggtttcggctaaaatattgtatttttcaccTCTAGATGTTTGGTTCTTTCTCAGATCTTCCATTTTCATCATTACTGTGTTCATGTTTTCCTTGTCTGCTAATTCCATCATCTCTGTCATTTCTGGGTCTGATTCTATTAATTGGTCTTCCTCCTAGTTTATAGGGAACATTTTCTGCTTCTTGCCATGACTAGTGATTTTTGCCTGGATACTGAATTATagtgtaaattttatgttgttgagtaactggattttttttttttcttcctttaaagaaTGTTGGGCTTTATCCTAGTAGGTAGTTTAGTTACTTGTGGTTCTGCCGAGGCTTGTTTTAAAGCTCTGTTAGCATTAGTCTAGAGTTGCCTTTAATCTAGAGAATAATTTACCCCCGTAGTGAAGCGTGGCCCTTCTGAGGTCTCTACGGAATCCCTGCATGATCAGTGCTGACTGTCTGCTCTGGCTGGGTGGACTTTGATTTGTCTCCACACCTCTGTGAGGTCTGGGAACTGTTCATCTCTGTGCTTTCGGTGTCTCAGGGTGCCTGGCTCTGTGAAGTTTTACCCTACGAATGTGCATCTTGTGTTCAGCAGACTTAAGAGACCCCCTTATGCAGATTTCTGAAGGTTATTTTCTTTATAACTCCTCCTCTCCAGAACTTTGTCCAGCAAAttccagtcccctcaaccctgaATTCTGATCTCTGTCATATCAACTTAGCAAGACCACCGTGCTCTGCTTGGAATCTCCCTCTCGGCTCTGTTGTCTGGAAATTGCCTCTAGAAAGCCATTCAGGGCAAGTATAGAGGTTACCTCTTTCACTTCCCTTCTCTCTCGGGTATTTCTGAGCTACTTCTTGTCCAATATCTGGAAACACTGTTCATATATGTTTGTCTAGTGTCCTAGTGCTTATGTTGGGAGGATAAATCTGGTCCTGCTACTCCATCAGGACCAGAGTTAAATATCTGGCTAACGCTCACTCAGCCTCTGGTCTCAGGTTAGAGGTCACTTCCTCCCAGAAACCCTTCCTAAACCCCAGGCTTGGTGAGGTTCCCCTCCCATATGCTCCCAAAGCATCTCGTCAGCGTGCTGACCACCCTGTTGCAACTGCCTTTTCACCTGTCTGTGTCCCTCGGGAGACGATAAGCTTTTCAAGGGCAGGATCATGTCTGTCTGTCCTGCAATTATAACCCCAGTATTCATCACAATGCTTGGTGTACAGCATTCTCtcaataaatatgcattaaatgaatgaatgctgaaTCAGATGAGCTAGAAACCAAGGAAGCAAAGGGGGAAGTCTGGAGCTTAGGATGAAAGAGCTATCTTCGACACCTAGCactgtttattttgaaaaaggaaTGGAAGGACCAAAACTGTTAATttgtctctgaaatgaataaaaatatatttttaaaaaaatcaattatagaaTAAAATTTTCCCGTTTGAAGTCTGCATGTGAATGTACTTTGCTATAATGTATCCAATACCCCAATCAAGATATGGGACATTTCCATAGTCCAAAAAGTTCCTCCAATAGCCTTTCCCTTTAGTTGAATGACACAACTTGATTACTTAGTACATCTATTTCTATTATGTCTATGAAAACAGTGCCAGGGTTCTAAATAGCCCTTTCACCCTAACATGTAAGCTCTTTTGAGGGCaggttctttgttttgttcactgaattTCCCAAGTTCACAGTAGCCACTTGACACATATTTATTATTACCCCAAAGGATTAATAAtcaaatgaaaaaggtgaagtttGTAAAGGCGAATATAAAATATCCAAATCAATATGGAAAGAACTTgttaagcataaaataaaaaggaagcaaaacCTAAACTGGAAAAGATCATTAGATTTAACTCTTTAAACACATACATCTATTTCCCCAAACCCTTCTGAACAAATGATATTTCTATCATATGTGGAATGCTAGGGCtgaccttatttttttaatcagtaagaaaaaactgaacaaacctaatagacaaatggataaggCAGCAGTTCTTGAAGTGTGTTCTGGTGACTCCAGGGGTTCCCAAGACCATGTCAGGGGGCCCATGATGACTTTCACAATAATACTGAGATGTGGTTCGCCTTTTTCACTATGTTGACACTTGTACTGATGATGCAAAAGCAATGATGGCTCTCAGGATGAATCAGTAAAGTGACACCTTGCAcgcctatgttcactgcagtgttatttacagtagccaagatctggaagcagcccaagtgtccatcagtagatgagtggataaggaaGCTGTGgtgtatttacacaatggaatactacttggccataaaaagaaggaactcttaccttttgcaacagcatggatagatctggagagtattatgct from Eptesicus fuscus isolate TK198812 chromosome 5, DD_ASM_mEF_20220401, whole genome shotgun sequence harbors:
- the PPP1R14D gene encoding protein phosphatase 1 regulatory subunit 14D — encoded protein: MLRTRSVPGPRLPAQFPGTLALTGSVSQLLARAIPSMLSSNPAACTSPNPDRENSSKKVQWASGKRRTSSTDSEPKSHADPSKASRSRRPSRLTVKYDRGQLQRWVDVEQWVDAKVQELFQDQPTSSELEIDLEALMELSTEEQKTQLEALLRDCPSPTEPFISELLSQLKKLRRLSRPQK